From Arachis stenosperma cultivar V10309 chromosome 2, arast.V10309.gnm1.PFL2, whole genome shotgun sequence, one genomic window encodes:
- the LOC130960176 gene encoding disease resistance protein RPV1-like isoform X4 codes for MPQIEFKGLIGIDKPIDELQSMMSCTASKDVHIIGIWGMGGIGKTTIASALFNILCSEFEGCCFVPNVREQSEKNGIIQLRDKLLSILLEEKDLNIGANGVPSYVLKRLGRKKILVVLDDVNNPDHVQNLVGGHEWLGQGSRIFITTRDKHVICKEADDIYEVGALEHHEALQLLNLHAFNGRSLQMNQHNLMTKVVDYAQGIPLALKVLGTFLSGKSAEEWESQLQKLEKMSFNEIQNVLRLSYEGLDREESNIFLYIACFFKGDDNIKILLDACGYSTAIALKTLHDRALIIVSKDGKHVTMHDLIREMGREIVRRQNIEKFGERSHLWDPIDITQVLKQDQGTDRIESITFNMSSAPDLRLNRHSLAKMKNLNFLRFYSYDTYGVHLPEGLEKLPDKLKLFHWDDYPLESLPTKFNAENLVELDMQGSYVKKLWNDIQNLANLRRIDLDGSKQLIELPDLSKASNLETLSLCDCENLCSVHPSIFFLQKLIHVDLERCIKLKKLPGKCSSSSKVEHLNLSGCKSLKHLPDSTSKLEFLKELYLEGCQQLDTSNLHILFSGLSSLERLNLGRCHNLDKLPDNVNNLSLLCWLSVKGTNVKSLPESIKHLRKLRSLYLGSCRRLQSLPELPPFIQYLEVSDCTSLKTVFTPTPKMLKQHVKLFKKQISEDDFRRYESGPDYFNTYFSFENCPNLDRNALRVLLIYLGHYNKEKRAVMEKQIEKRRASS; via the exons ATGCCCCAAATTGAGTTCAAAGGTCTTATTGGAATCGATAAACCAATTGATGAGCTTCAATCAATGATGTCATGCACTGCGTCGAAAGATGTTCATATTATAGGAATTTGGGGTATGGGTGGTATTGGTAAAACCACTATAGCCAGTGcgttatttaatatattatgcTCTGAATTTGAAGGTTGCTGTTTTGTTCCAAATGTCAGAGAACAATCAGAGAAGAATGGGATAATCCAACTAAGAGATAAACTTCTTTCCATATTGTTAGAGGAAAAAGATCTAAACATTGGTGCTAATGGAGTACCAAGTTATGTTTTGAAGAGACTTGGTCGCAAGAAGATTCTTGTTGTTCTTGATGATGTTAATAATCCAGATCACGTTCAAAACTTAGTTGGAGGACATGAATGGTTGGGTCAAGGTAGCAGAATCTTCATCACAACTAGAGATAAGCATGTGATTTGTAAAGAAGCCGATGATATTTATGAAGTTGGGGCATTGGAACACCATGAAGCTTTGCAACTTTTAAATTTGCATGCCTTCAATGGAAGGAGCCTACAAATGAATCAGCATAATCTTATGACAAAAGTAGTTGATTATGCCCAGGGAATCCCCTTAGCCTTAAAGGTGTTAGGGACTTTTCTTTCTGGAAAAAGTGCTGAAGAATGGGAAAGTCAATTGCAAAAACTTGAGAAAATGTCATTCAACGAAATCCAAAATGTTTTGAGATTAAGTTACGAAGGACTAGATCGAGAAGAAAgcaacatatttttatatattgctTGTTTTTTCAAAGGAGATGataacattaaaattttactGGATGCATGTGGTTACTCAACAGCTATTGCTTTGAAAACTCTTCATGACAGAGCTCTTATAATTGTTTCAAAAGATGGAAAGCACGTAACCATGCATGATTTGATTCGAGAAATGGGTCGAGAAATTGTTCGTCGGCAAAACATTGAAAAATTTGGGGAACGAAGTCATTTATGGGATCCTATAGACATAACTCAAGTACTAAAGCAGGACCAG GGGACTGATCGTATTGAAAGCATAACCTTCAACATGTCAAGTGCTCCTGATCTGAGGTTAAATCGTCATTCCCTTGCAAAAATGAAAAATCTTAACTTTCTGAGATTCTATTCATATGATACATATGGGGTACACCTTCCAGAAGGCCTTGAAAAATTGCCAGACAAACTAAAACTTTTCCACTGGGATGATTACCCATTGGAATCCTTGCCCACCAAATTTAATGCAGAGAATCTTGTTGAACTTGATATGCAAGGAAGTTACGTCAAAAAACTTTGGAATGACATACAG AATTTGGCTAATCTAAGACGCATTGATCTTGATGGATCCAAGCAATTGATAGAGCTTCCAGACCTCTCCAAAGCCTCAAATCTTGAAACATTATCACTTTGTGACTGTGAAAATTTGTGCTCTGTTCATCCATCTATTTTCTTCCTCCAAAAACTAATTCATGTGGACCTAGAGCGTTGTATAAAGTTGAAGAAACTTCCAG GTAAGTGTAGCAGCAGCAGTAAGGTTGAACACTTGAACCTGTCAGGATGCAAGAGTCTAAAGCATCTGCCAGATAGCACATCCAAATTAGAATTTCTTAAAGAGCTTTACCTTGAAGGATGCCAGCAACTTGACACATCAAACCTACACATTTTATTTAGTGGGTTATCATCATTAGAAAGGCTCAATTTGGGTCGGTGCCATAACTTGGATAAACTACCAGACAATGTCAACAACTTATCATTGTTATGTTGGTTATCAGTAAAGGGAACTAATGTGAAGAGCTTGCCAGAGAGCATCAAACATCTTCGAAAGTTGAGATCTCTCTACTTGGGGAGTTGTAGGAGGCTTCAATCATTGCCTGAGCTTCCACCTTTTATACAATACTTGGAAGTCAGTGATTGCACATCCTTGAAAACAGTGTTCACTCCAACACCTAAAATGCTCAAACAACACGTCAAACTGTTCAAGAAACAAATAAGTGAAGATGACTTCAGGAGGTATGAAAGTGGGCCAGATTATTTTAACACATATTTTTCATTTGAGAATTGCCCAAATTTGGATAGGAATGCACTTCGTGTTCTTTTAATATATCTTGGACACTACAATAAGGAGAAGAGAGcagttatggaaaagcaaattGAGAAAAGGAGAGCATCCTCATAA